The Gasterosteus aculeatus chromosome 17, fGasAcu3.hap1.1, whole genome shotgun sequence genome includes a window with the following:
- the ppil1 gene encoding peptidyl-prolyl cis-trans isomerase-like 1, producing the protein MSGIPADTWQPPTVALDTTMGTVVVELYWRHAPKTCKNFAELSRRGYFINTKFHRIIKDFMVQGGDPTGTGRGGASIFGKQFEDELSTELKFTGAGILAMANAGPDTNGSQFFLTLGPTQWLDGKHTIFGRVCQGMGVLNRIGMVETNGQDRPVDDIKIIRTNVCN; encoded by the exons ATGTCAGGGATACCCGCAGACACATGGCAGCCGCCAACAGTGGCTCTGGATACGAC GATGGGTACTGTTGTAGTGGAGCTGTACTGGAGACATGCACCAAAAACCTGCAAGAACTTCGCAGAGCTTTCCAGAAGGGGCTACTTCATCAACACAAAGTTTCACCGAATAATCAAAGATTTCATGGTGCAAGGAGGAGACCCTACAGGAACAG GTCGCGGTGGTGCCTCCATATTTGGGAAGCAGTTTGAAGACGAGCTGAGCACAGAACTGAAATTCACAG GTGCTGGTATTTTGGCGATGGCCAATGCAGGACCAGACACAAATGGAAGCCAGTTCTTCTTAACTCTCGGTCCCACTCAGTGGTTGGATGGAAAGCACACTATTTTTGGAAGAGTGTGCCAGGGAATGGGAGTGCTGAACCGAATCGGTATGGTAGAAACAAACGGTCAAGATCGACCAGTTGACGATATAAAAATCATCCGAACTAATGTATGCAATTAA
- the slc6a11a gene encoding solute carrier family 6 member 11a isoform X2, translated as MGQYTSQGGIMCWRKICPLFEGMGYAGQMIVFYGCISYVVILAWAFFYLFSSFSGELPWGTCNNTWNTDNCLVLNNFNTTVNRTVPVNASTSVSEFWQRRVLNLSTGIEDLGNVQWELSLCLLLAWILCYFCVWKGVRSTGKAPYVTATFPFIMLAVLFVRGMTLPGALHGIKYYLYPNPARLADPQVWMDAGTQIFYSYALCLGCLTTLGSYNKYNNNCYRDSFYLCLMNSGTSFISGFAIFSVLGYMSQKQDVDISLVAESGPGLVFIIYPQAVTLLPWPQVWSVCFFTMIILLGIDGQFIGLESLMTSLSDVYPSQIRKGYRRELLLVIICAVGFGFSLLLVSEGGAYILQIFDHYVCSGPTLLLMAIFQSVVIGWIYGADRFCDNIKDMIGYKPLTMIKYSWLYGTPLVCSGTLVFLLLRYTPLRFNNSYVYPWWAYCFGWFLAMSSLAMIPVTMVWKLANVKGTLWERLQKSSQPAGELPGMTKQMESIRASHKTLDGGQDGIVY; from the exons ATGGGCCAGTACACCAGTCAGGGAGGAATCATGTGCTGGAGGAAGATCTGCCCCTTATTTGAag GGATGGGATACGCAGGCCAAATGATTGTTTTCTATGGATGCATCAGCTATGTTGTGATCTTGGCTTGGGCCTTTTTTTACCTGTTCTCTTCGTTTTCTGGTGAGCTACCGTGGGGCACCTgtaataacacatggaatacaG ATAATTGTTTGGTATTAAACAACTTTAATACCACTGTTAACCGGACCGTGCCGGTGAATGCATCAACATCTGTATCAGAGTTCTGGCA GCGACGGGTGCTCAATTTATCCACTGGCATAGAGGATCTGGGAAACGTACAGTGGGAGCTGTCCTTGTGTCTTCTCCTGGCCTGGATCCTCTGCTACTTCTGTGTCTGGAAGGGAGTCAGATCCACAGGAAAA GCACCCTACGTGACGGCGACGTTCCCCTTCATCATGTTGGCCGTGCTGTTTGTCAGAGGAATGACTCTTCCTGGAGCCCTTCACGGGATCAAGTACTACCTGTACCCCAATCCTGCACGACTCGCTGACCCACAG GTTTGGATGGACGCTGGGACGCAAATATTTTATTCCTATGCTCTATGTCTGGGATGCCTGACTACACTTGGAAGCTACAACAAGTACAACAACAACTGTTACAG GGACTCCTTCTATCTTTGCTTGATGAATAGTGGGACCAGCTTTATATCTGGCTTTGCCATTTTCTCAGTTCTGGGCTACATGTCCCAAAAACAGGATGTGGACATTTCTCTGGTTGCGGAGTCAG GCCCTGGGCTTGTGTTCATAATCTACCCACAAGCTGTGACCCTTCTGCCGTGGCCCCAGGTCTGGTCGGTGTGCTTCTTCACCATGATCATCTTGTTAGGAATAGATGGACAG TTCATTGGGCTTGAGAGCCTCATGACTTCTCTGTCAGATGTCTACCCTTCCCAGATCCGAAAAGGATATCGCAGAGAGCTTCTTCTCGTGATAATTTGTGCTGTGGGCTTTGGATTTAGCCTCTTGTTGGTGTCCGAG GGTGGTGCATACATTCTGCAGATCTTTGATCACTATGTCTGCAGTGGTCCCACTCTACTTCTGATGGCTATCTTCCAGTCAGTGGTTATTGGATGGATTTATG GTGCTGATCGCTTCTGTGACAACATTAAGGACATGATCGGGTACAAACCGCTGACAATGATCAAGTACTCCTGGTTGTATGGAACCCCCCTCGTTTGCAGT GGCACGCTTGTGTTCCTGCTCCTGAGATACACACCGCTGAGGTTCAACAACTCCTACGTGTATCCTTGGTGGGCGTACTGCTTCGGCTGGTTTCTGGCCATGTCATCTCTGGCGATGAttccagtcaccatggtctggAAACTCGCCAACGTAAAAGGGACTCTGTGGGAG CGTCTCCAGAAGAGCTCCCAGCCTGCGGGTGAGCTTCCGGGGATGACAAAGCAAATGGAAAGCATCCGCGCCTCACACAAAACCCTTGATGGTGGACAGGACGGCATTGTGTACTGA
- the slc6a11a gene encoding solute carrier family 6 member 11a isoform X1: protein MADSLCRLCPPPPKASSQAVNERGKWGSKKEFILSAAGAIIGLGNVWRFPYLCYKNGGGAFFIPYILFLAVCGIPLFILETAMGQYTSQGGIMCWRKICPLFEGMGYAGQMIVFYGCISYVVILAWAFFYLFSSFSGELPWGTCNNTWNTDNCLVLNNFNTTVNRTVPVNASTSVSEFWQRRVLNLSTGIEDLGNVQWELSLCLLLAWILCYFCVWKGVRSTGKAPYVTATFPFIMLAVLFVRGMTLPGALHGIKYYLYPNPARLADPQVWMDAGTQIFYSYALCLGCLTTLGSYNKYNNNCYRDSFYLCLMNSGTSFISGFAIFSVLGYMSQKQDVDISLVAESGPGLVFIIYPQAVTLLPWPQVWSVCFFTMIILLGIDGQFIGLESLMTSLSDVYPSQIRKGYRRELLLVIICAVGFGFSLLLVSEGGAYILQIFDHYVCSGPTLLLMAIFQSVVIGWIYGADRFCDNIKDMIGYKPLTMIKYSWLYGTPLVCSGTLVFLLLRYTPLRFNNSYVYPWWAYCFGWFLAMSSLAMIPVTMVWKLANVKGTLWERLQKSSQPAGELPGMTKQMESIRASHKTLDGGQDGIVY from the exons GTGCTTTCTTTATTCCTTACATCCTGTTCCTTGCGGTTTGTGGTATCCCTCTGTTCATACTGGAGACAGCGATGGGCCAGTACACCAGTCAGGGAGGAATCATGTGCTGGAGGAAGATCTGCCCCTTATTTGAag GGATGGGATACGCAGGCCAAATGATTGTTTTCTATGGATGCATCAGCTATGTTGTGATCTTGGCTTGGGCCTTTTTTTACCTGTTCTCTTCGTTTTCTGGTGAGCTACCGTGGGGCACCTgtaataacacatggaatacaG ATAATTGTTTGGTATTAAACAACTTTAATACCACTGTTAACCGGACCGTGCCGGTGAATGCATCAACATCTGTATCAGAGTTCTGGCA GCGACGGGTGCTCAATTTATCCACTGGCATAGAGGATCTGGGAAACGTACAGTGGGAGCTGTCCTTGTGTCTTCTCCTGGCCTGGATCCTCTGCTACTTCTGTGTCTGGAAGGGAGTCAGATCCACAGGAAAA GCACCCTACGTGACGGCGACGTTCCCCTTCATCATGTTGGCCGTGCTGTTTGTCAGAGGAATGACTCTTCCTGGAGCCCTTCACGGGATCAAGTACTACCTGTACCCCAATCCTGCACGACTCGCTGACCCACAG GTTTGGATGGACGCTGGGACGCAAATATTTTATTCCTATGCTCTATGTCTGGGATGCCTGACTACACTTGGAAGCTACAACAAGTACAACAACAACTGTTACAG GGACTCCTTCTATCTTTGCTTGATGAATAGTGGGACCAGCTTTATATCTGGCTTTGCCATTTTCTCAGTTCTGGGCTACATGTCCCAAAAACAGGATGTGGACATTTCTCTGGTTGCGGAGTCAG GCCCTGGGCTTGTGTTCATAATCTACCCACAAGCTGTGACCCTTCTGCCGTGGCCCCAGGTCTGGTCGGTGTGCTTCTTCACCATGATCATCTTGTTAGGAATAGATGGACAG TTCATTGGGCTTGAGAGCCTCATGACTTCTCTGTCAGATGTCTACCCTTCCCAGATCCGAAAAGGATATCGCAGAGAGCTTCTTCTCGTGATAATTTGTGCTGTGGGCTTTGGATTTAGCCTCTTGTTGGTGTCCGAG GGTGGTGCATACATTCTGCAGATCTTTGATCACTATGTCTGCAGTGGTCCCACTCTACTTCTGATGGCTATCTTCCAGTCAGTGGTTATTGGATGGATTTATG GTGCTGATCGCTTCTGTGACAACATTAAGGACATGATCGGGTACAAACCGCTGACAATGATCAAGTACTCCTGGTTGTATGGAACCCCCCTCGTTTGCAGT GGCACGCTTGTGTTCCTGCTCCTGAGATACACACCGCTGAGGTTCAACAACTCCTACGTGTATCCTTGGTGGGCGTACTGCTTCGGCTGGTTTCTGGCCATGTCATCTCTGGCGATGAttccagtcaccatggtctggAAACTCGCCAACGTAAAAGGGACTCTGTGGGAG CGTCTCCAGAAGAGCTCCCAGCCTGCGGGTGAGCTTCCGGGGATGACAAAGCAAATGGAAAGCATCCGCGCCTCACACAAAACCCTTGATGGTGGACAGGACGGCATTGTGTACTGA